One Xylocopa sonorina isolate GNS202 chromosome 18, iyXylSono1_principal, whole genome shotgun sequence DNA segment encodes these proteins:
- the Hfw gene encoding leucine-rich repeat domain-containing protein hfw isoform X2 codes for MEWFAIIICLYAGVASARTEEDQQTSSSTSISGISGGLLEQCFYQDSSECPDVRTTGCSCKKITLAHNNPEGNAVLCCNLNVQNFESELSCTGFPSNVSYIHIRNVTLDVFNVNEIRWRRLKSLAITDGRIKRVKGQFRMMTPTICLNLSNNALIEMENNSLTRLAQLTTLDLSYNNLTHLPALNTMNGREFWLDISGTNTLWCHDIYQYINKTGEKQINFNRENETVCSASKTWHWFNTTEQVPLKQVRYLSLLQTECPKGDTWQCQCNFRRFDIVEGKPPTLAVNVDCSGIQITELPEKLPRNTIALNVSYNNITTLDDLSNNPCYEDIREFYADYNNISSINKLEGSKFLDNYALLSLRYNKIKSLPTYILSPNTHDKSFSGSRLVKLGGNELHCDCNTAKYLKVWLQTRILDSDEVLCENVKEKVVDLEPSKMCVYPGDWTDYIYYIIATEVVLLISLIAKVSYDYWIFKTAGYLPWPANKMPKLPCDWLCET; via the exons aTGGAGTGGTTTGCCATAATAATATGTTTGTATGCCGGAGTAGCAAGTGCAAGGACAGAAGAAGACCAACAAACATCATCTTCAACTTCAATTAGTGGTATATCTGGTGGTCTTTTGGAACAATGCTTTTACCAGGATTCCAGTGAGTGTCCAGATGTTAGGACAACTGGATGTTCGTGTAAAAAAATTACACTTGCCCATAACAATCCTGAGGGCAATGCTGTACTCTGTTGCAACTTGAATGTTCAAAATTTTGAGTCTGAGCTTTCTTGCACAG GGTTCCCATCGAATGtatcttatatacatataagaAATGTCACATTAGATGTATTTAATGTAAATGAAATTCGATGGAGAAGACTGAAATCACTTGCAATTACTGATGGTAGAATTAAAAGAGTAAAAGGACAGTTTCGAATGATGACACCGACAATATGTTTGAATCTTTCAAACAATGCTCTTATCGAAATGGAAAATAATTCGCTTACGCGATTAGCTCAACTTACTACATTAGATTTATCTTATAACAATCTGACACACTTACCAGCCTTAAATACAATGAATGGGCGTGAATTTTGGCTTGATATTTCAG GAACGAATACACTTTGGTGTCATGATATTTATCAATATATTAACAAGACAGGGGAGaaacaaattaattttaatCGTGAAAATGAAACTGTATGCTCAGCTAGTAAAACTTGGCACTGGTTTAATACTACAGAACAAGTACCATTAAAACAAGTTCGATACCTCAGCTTG TTGCAAACAGAATGTCCTAAAGGTGATACATGGCAGTGTCAATGCAACTTCAGAAGATTTGATATTGTTGAAGGGAAACCTCCAACTTTAGCAGTGAATGTAGATTGTAGTGGAATTCAAATTACCGAATTACCTGAAAAATTACCTCGCAATACAATAGCTCTAAATGTATCATACAATAAC ATTACTACATTGGATGATCTCAGTAACAATCCATGTTATGAGGATATAAGAGAATTTTATGCTGATTACAACAATATATCGTCTATAAATAAATTAGAGGGTTCGAAATTTTTGGATAATTATGCCTTACTTAGTTTAcgatataataaaattaaatct CTTCCAACATATATTTTAAGTCCTAACACTCATGACAAAAGTTTTAGTGGTTCGCGATTAGTAAAGCTCGGAGGAAATGAGTTACATTGTGACTGTAACACAGCTAAGTATCTAAAG gTATGGCTACAAACTCGTATTTTAGACTcagatgaagtgttatgtgaaaATGTAAAAGAGAAAGTTGTTGATTTAGAACCTTCGAAAATGTGTGTCTATCCTGGAGATTGGACAGATTACATTTATTATATCATTGCCACAGAAGTTGTGCTTTTAATAAGTTTGATAGCTAAAGTGTCTTACGATTACTGGATATTCAAAACTGCAGGCTATCTTCCATGGCCAGCGAATAAAATGCCAAAATTACCTTGTGACTGGTTATGTGAAACTTAA
- the Hfw gene encoding leucine-rich repeat domain-containing protein hfw isoform X1 encodes MYSQHRFTSNRRQSSFAYREYVKEFLPVLIVKLYKMKMEWFAIIICLYAGVASARTEEDQQTSSSTSISGISGGLLEQCFYQDSSECPDVRTTGCSCKKITLAHNNPEGNAVLCCNLNVQNFESELSCTGFPSNVSYIHIRNVTLDVFNVNEIRWRRLKSLAITDGRIKRVKGQFRMMTPTICLNLSNNALIEMENNSLTRLAQLTTLDLSYNNLTHLPALNTMNGREFWLDISGTNTLWCHDIYQYINKTGEKQINFNRENETVCSASKTWHWFNTTEQVPLKQVRYLSLLQTECPKGDTWQCQCNFRRFDIVEGKPPTLAVNVDCSGIQITELPEKLPRNTIALNVSYNNITTLDDLSNNPCYEDIREFYADYNNISSINKLEGSKFLDNYALLSLRYNKIKSLPTYILSPNTHDKSFSGSRLVKLGGNELHCDCNTAKYLKVWLQTRILDSDEVLCENVKEKVVDLEPSKMCVYPGDWTDYIYYIIATEVVLLISLIAKVSYDYWIFKTAGYLPWPANKMPKLPCDWLCET; translated from the exons ATGTACTCGCAACATCGTTTTACATCGAATCGAAGGCAATCCAGTTTCGCGTATCGTGAATATGTAAAAGAATTTTTACCGGTTCTTATCGTAAAGCTGTACAAAATGAAG aTGGAGTGGTTTGCCATAATAATATGTTTGTATGCCGGAGTAGCAAGTGCAAGGACAGAAGAAGACCAACAAACATCATCTTCAACTTCAATTAGTGGTATATCTGGTGGTCTTTTGGAACAATGCTTTTACCAGGATTCCAGTGAGTGTCCAGATGTTAGGACAACTGGATGTTCGTGTAAAAAAATTACACTTGCCCATAACAATCCTGAGGGCAATGCTGTACTCTGTTGCAACTTGAATGTTCAAAATTTTGAGTCTGAGCTTTCTTGCACAG GGTTCCCATCGAATGtatcttatatacatataagaAATGTCACATTAGATGTATTTAATGTAAATGAAATTCGATGGAGAAGACTGAAATCACTTGCAATTACTGATGGTAGAATTAAAAGAGTAAAAGGACAGTTTCGAATGATGACACCGACAATATGTTTGAATCTTTCAAACAATGCTCTTATCGAAATGGAAAATAATTCGCTTACGCGATTAGCTCAACTTACTACATTAGATTTATCTTATAACAATCTGACACACTTACCAGCCTTAAATACAATGAATGGGCGTGAATTTTGGCTTGATATTTCAG GAACGAATACACTTTGGTGTCATGATATTTATCAATATATTAACAAGACAGGGGAGaaacaaattaattttaatCGTGAAAATGAAACTGTATGCTCAGCTAGTAAAACTTGGCACTGGTTTAATACTACAGAACAAGTACCATTAAAACAAGTTCGATACCTCAGCTTG TTGCAAACAGAATGTCCTAAAGGTGATACATGGCAGTGTCAATGCAACTTCAGAAGATTTGATATTGTTGAAGGGAAACCTCCAACTTTAGCAGTGAATGTAGATTGTAGTGGAATTCAAATTACCGAATTACCTGAAAAATTACCTCGCAATACAATAGCTCTAAATGTATCATACAATAAC ATTACTACATTGGATGATCTCAGTAACAATCCATGTTATGAGGATATAAGAGAATTTTATGCTGATTACAACAATATATCGTCTATAAATAAATTAGAGGGTTCGAAATTTTTGGATAATTATGCCTTACTTAGTTTAcgatataataaaattaaatct CTTCCAACATATATTTTAAGTCCTAACACTCATGACAAAAGTTTTAGTGGTTCGCGATTAGTAAAGCTCGGAGGAAATGAGTTACATTGTGACTGTAACACAGCTAAGTATCTAAAG gTATGGCTACAAACTCGTATTTTAGACTcagatgaagtgttatgtgaaaATGTAAAAGAGAAAGTTGTTGATTTAGAACCTTCGAAAATGTGTGTCTATCCTGGAGATTGGACAGATTACATTTATTATATCATTGCCACAGAAGTTGTGCTTTTAATAAGTTTGATAGCTAAAGTGTCTTACGATTACTGGATATTCAAAACTGCAGGCTATCTTCCATGGCCAGCGAATAAAATGCCAAAATTACCTTGTGACTGGTTATGTGAAACTTAA